TTTTTAACATTTTTGTAGTTGTTTTTACAACCACCCATTTTTATCTTTGTAAAGATATAAAGGTAAATCCCAATGATATAACGTAATAAATGGTTCTATATTATTTTCTAGCAAATTATCTATAAGTTTACTGTAAAAATCTAACCCTTTTTGATTCGGTTTAACCCCATCTTTCATTACTCGTGGCCAAGATATAGAAAACCTATATGCATTTACTCCTAAATTTTTCATTATCTCAATATCTTCATTATATTTATGATAATGATCACATGCAATATCTCCAGTATCACCATTTAATACTTTTCCAGGTGTATGCGAGAATTCATCCCATATTGATAAACTTCTCTCGTCTTTTCCACCTTCAATCTGATATGCTGCTGTTGCTGTTCCAAAAACAAAATCTTTAGGAAAATCCATCCTTTTCATTCTATCCCCTCACTTTTACAATATGGTCTTTTTCTATTTCTTTGCATCCATTTATTAAATCTGAATATTTTAAATATTTATTTTCAAAATAAAATCTTTCTATTTCTTTAATAATAGCTTCAGGTATAAATTCCTCATTAAGATTCCATTTTTTATTTATTTCTGGGACAGAATTTAATAACATTTTAGTGTATGGATGTTGGGGGTTTTTATATACTTTTTCTGTATCACCATGTTCAACTATTTCACCTTTATACATAATTAATGTTCTATCACTTAAATAATATCCAAGAGAAAGATCGTGAGTAATAAAAACAATTGCCATTCCGGTTTCTTTTCTTATACTTTCTAATAAATTTAAAACATCTATTCTTGTTGAAGCATCTAACATACTAATTAGTTCATCTGCCACCAATATTTTAACGTCCATTAATAAAGCTCTTGCTATTAATAGCCTTTGTAGTTGTCCTCCACTTAATTGATGTGGATATTTTCCAAGTATATTTTTCGGATTCATGCCAACCTGAGTAATAGTCTTTTCTATTTTTTCCAATCTATTTTTTTCTGCGGGGAAAAAATTATCAAAAATCATTTTAAATACTCTGTCAACTTTAAATAAAGTATTAAAAGATGAGAAAGGATCTTGGAAAATAGCCTGAACATATCTATAATATGATTTAGTATTTTTTATTTCCCATATATTTTTATCATTAAATAATATGTGACCAGATGTTGGTTTTATTAATCTTAAAATCATCTTTCCAATAGTTGTTTTTCCACTTCCACTTTCTCCTATTAAAGATAAAATTTCACCTTTTTTTATATCAAAAGACACATTATTTACAGCTTTAAATTTGTTTTTTCCAAAAAAATCAGTTCCAAATTCTTTAGTTACATTATTTAATTTCATATAAATTTCACTCATAATCATCACTCACCTTCCAACAAGCAACTTGATGACCATCTTTAAAAGTTTTTATAGGTGGATTTTCCAAACATTTTTTATTAGCTAATGGTCATCTAAATCTAAATCTACAGCCTTCTTCAATATTCAAAAGGTTTGGAGGAGTTCCATCTATACTTTCTAATTTTTCTTTTTTTATTCTAATATTACTTTTGGGAATTGAATTAATTAAAGCTTTAGTATAAGGATGTTTGGGATGGTTCAGAATGTTTTCTGTTTTTCCTATTTCGGCTATTTTTCCAGCATACATTATCATTATTCTATCTGCTATTTGATATAGGACACCAATGTCATGTGTTATAAAAATCATAGATTTAACTATATTCATATTTCTAAATTTAATTAACATATCGCAGACAAATCTTTGAGAGCTTACATCTAAAGCTGAAGTTACTTCATCAGCTATTAAAAGATCTGGATCTAATAGTGTAGAAATAACCATAATAACTCTTTGTTTCATTCCTCCAGATAATTCAACAGAATATTTTTCTATAACATTTGGATTAAGATTGACCAATTCCAATCTTTTTTTTACCTTATTAAAAAAATTTTCATCTGGTGTTATACCATGTTCTTTTACCAAATCTGATATAAAAGTCTTAATTTTTTTTGTTGGACTAAAAGCATCCATAGCATATTGAGGTATGATTGATATTTTTTCATATCTAATTTTTTTCATTTCTTTTTTAGG
The Marinitoga hydrogenitolerans DSM 16785 genome window above contains:
- a CDS encoding ABC transporter ATP-binding protein gives rise to the protein MSEIYMKLNNVTKEFGTDFFGKNKFKAVNNVSFDIKKGEILSLIGESGSGKTTIGKMILRLIKPTSGHILFNDKNIWEIKNTKSYYRYVQAIFQDPFSSFNTLFKVDRVFKMIFDNFFPAEKNRLEKIEKTITQVGMNPKNILGKYPHQLSGGQLQRLLIARALLMDVKILVADELISMLDASTRIDVLNLLESIRKETGMAIVFITHDLSLGYYLSDRTLIMYKGEIVEHGDTEKVYKNPQHPYTKMLLNSVPEINKKWNLNEEFIPEAIIKEIERFYFENKYLKYSDLINGCKEIEKDHIVKVRG